Proteins encoded within one genomic window of Candidatus Obscuribacterales bacterium:
- a CDS encoding sigma-70 family RNA polymerase sigma factor — QAIRSGQVDALNTLYERYAKLVYSLAFRMLKDVGESEDLTQDTFLALWQRDIYDPSRGSLSRFLMIYVRSRAIDRLRTKGTRTQVLQRWRMAMKSETSGISPLDHVSMGERSRITRDALDQLSDAERQVLEIAYYQGYSQSEVAQKLGIPLGTVKTRSRQGLKKLRKALQQYF; from the coding sequence CCAAGCGATTCGATCGGGTCAGGTAGATGCTTTAAATACGCTCTATGAGCGCTATGCCAAGCTAGTGTATAGCTTGGCTTTTAGAATGCTGAAAGATGTAGGCGAGTCGGAGGACTTGACTCAAGATACATTTTTGGCGTTATGGCAACGCGATATTTATGATCCGTCTCGGGGGTCACTCAGTCGGTTTCTCATGATCTACGTGCGATCGCGAGCGATTGATCGACTGCGCACCAAAGGAACTCGTACCCAAGTGTTACAACGATGGCGAATGGCGATGAAAAGCGAAACATCCGGGATCAGTCCACTGGATCATGTTTCGATGGGCGAGCGATCGCGCATCACTCGGGACGCGCTTGATCAGTTATCTGATGCAGAACGACAGGTTCTGGAAATTGCTTATTATCAAGGGTATAGCCAGTCAGAGGTGGCTCAGAAGCTGGGCATTCCCCTCGGGACCGTCAAAACTCGTTCACGTCAGGGACTCAAGAAACTTCGAAAGGCATTACAGCAATACTTCTAA